The DNA segment CGGCGAGCGCGTCCCAGTCGAGCGCCGAGTCGTCCTTCGTGGGGTCCTCGTGGCCCGTGACGACGGTGACGCTGGAGGCGTGGTCGCGGTGGGTCACCGGGATGCCGGCGACGCCCGGCCCGGCGACGGCGCTGGTGATGCCGGGCACGATCTCGAAGTCGACGCCGGCGGCCGCGAGGTGTTCGGCCTCCTCGCCGCCGCGGCCGAAGACGGTCGGGTCGCCGCCCTTCAGCCGAACCACGTCCTTGCCCTCGCGGGCCTTCCGGACCATCAGGTGGTGGATCTCCTCCTGTGTGGTGCGCTCGCCGTCCGGGCCGGGGCGCTTGCCCACGTCGACGATCTCGGCGGCGTCCGGACAGGACGCCACGATGCGGTCGTCGGCGAGCCTGTCGTGGAGGACGGCGTCCGCCTCGTCGAGTAGTTCGCGTGCCTTTACCGTCAGCAGGTCCGGGTCGCCCGGGCCCGCACCGACCAGATATACCGTTCCTTCGTGCATCGAGATCACCTGTTTAGCGTCCGTTCGTCGCCGCCGCCTCGCTACTTGCGCCCGCTTCGTCGTCCGGCCCCTTACGTTCGTCCCCGCGACCGGCCCGGCGGTACCGGACCCGGTAGCGGTTGGCGGGGTCGCTCACCTCGCCGTCGCGGACCGCCGGGTCGGCGACGAGTTCCGCGTCATCTGGGCCGCCGCCCTCGCTCCGCAGGAACTCGCGGGCCGCGGCCACGAACAGCGAGCAGGGTTCGCGGCAGGGGAACACGCCGTCGCCCCGCGGGGCGGCGAGTTCGTCGCCCTCCGCGGCGTCCCACTCGCGGCGCTTCACGCACTGGGAGTCGACGCAGCAGGCCTC comes from the Halorussus vallis genome and includes:
- the cobA gene encoding uroporphyrinogen-III C-methyltransferase → MSMHEGTVYLVGAGPGDPDLLTVKARELLDEADAVLHDRLADDRIVASCPDAAEIVDVGKRPGPDGERTTQEEIHHLMVRKAREGKDVVRLKGGDPTVFGRGGEEAEHLAAAGVDFEIVPGITSAVAGPGVAGIPVTHRDHASSVTVVTGHEDPTKDDSALDWDALAANVRAGGTLVVLMGVRRLPDYVAALREGGLSPETPAAMVEKATREEEFTVTATVETIVERRDEVGIEPPAVTVFGDVVEVRDQVAEFLQGAPSVGFAPTLETAVSDEGVER